In the Halarchaeum grantii genome, one interval contains:
- a CDS encoding fluoride efflux transporter FluC has product MLRRQLIRHGEAIVLIALGGIVGANLRYAVGAAAGDALLVTLLVNTIGSFGLGILLFDARADGFLTKRLRYVFGTGFFASFTTYSTFVADIALTTPELAVPYIIASYASGFGGVLASRKIVATTSTTAIQPPTPGDD; this is encoded by the coding sequence ATGCTACGGAGACAACTCATTCGGCACGGGGAAGCGATCGTATTGATTGCACTTGGTGGAATCGTCGGTGCGAATCTTCGATACGCTGTCGGGGCAGCAGCGGGTGACGCACTCTTGGTCACACTCCTCGTCAACACCATCGGGAGCTTCGGACTCGGGATACTCCTCTTCGATGCTCGAGCAGATGGTTTCCTCACGAAACGGCTGCGCTATGTCTTCGGAACGGGCTTCTTCGCTTCATTTACAACCTACAGCACGTTCGTGGCCGACATTGCGTTGACCACACCGGAACTTGCAGTCCCCTATATTATCGCCAGTTACGCATCCGGATTTGGTGGCGTACTCGCCAGTCGAAAAATCGTGGCTACAACGTCTACTACTGCAATTCAGCCTCCAACACCGGGTGATGATTAA